Proteins encoded in a region of the Sphingomonas sp. OV641 genome:
- a CDS encoding phosphoribosylanthranilate isomerase: MTDVKICGLSTQATVDAAIAGGATHIGLVFFPPSPRNLSFDSAAALAARIPARVRRVGVFVDPDDAAVERAVQAGGLHALQLHKASPQRAAHLRQRTGLEIWSAVAVKTRADLDGARDYAGAADRILYDAKTPAGAALPGGMGVRFDWSLLDGFRHPLPWALSGGLDAANVSEAIRRTGAPLVDASSGLESAPGVKSVDKIAAFLQAVAAS, encoded by the coding sequence ATGACGGACGTAAAAATTTGCGGGCTGAGCACCCAGGCAACCGTCGACGCCGCCATAGCGGGCGGCGCGACGCATATCGGCCTGGTCTTCTTCCCGCCCTCCCCCCGCAACTTGAGCTTCGACTCGGCGGCGGCGCTTGCCGCGCGCATCCCCGCCCGGGTTCGGCGGGTCGGCGTCTTTGTCGACCCCGACGATGCAGCGGTCGAGCGCGCCGTTCAGGCCGGGGGATTGCACGCGCTTCAACTACATAAGGCGTCGCCGCAGCGGGCAGCCCATCTGCGGCAACGCACCGGGCTTGAGATCTGGTCGGCAGTGGCGGTGAAGACACGAGCCGATCTGGACGGCGCCAGGGATTATGCCGGCGCGGCCGACCGCATCCTCTATGATGCGAAGACACCCGCAGGCGCGGCCCTTCCCGGCGGCATGGGCGTGCGGTTCGATTGGTCGCTGCTCGACGGATTTCGCCATCCGCTGCCCTGGGCGCTTTCCGGCGGCCTGGATGCGGCCAATGTTTCAGAGGCGATCCGCCGCACCGGCGCGCCGCTGGTCGATGCGTCGTCCGGTCTGGAAAGCGCGCCCGGCGTCAAGAGCGTGGACAAGATCGCCGCCTTCCTGCAAGCGGTCGCCGCATCATGA
- the trpB gene encoding tryptophan synthase subunit beta, whose protein sequence is MNAPNSFRAQPDERGHFGDYGGRYVAETLMPLILDLEREYRAAKSDPAFQAQFDDLLEHYVGRPSPLYYAERLTDALRENAPEGMGAEIWFKRDELNHTGAHKINNCIGQILLAIRMGKTRIIAETGAGQHGVATATVCARFGLPCVIYMGAKDVERQQPNVFRMKLLGAEVRAVTSGANTLKDAMNEALRDWVANVHDTFYIIGTAAGPHPYPELVRDFQSVIGREAREQMLGRTGHLPDLLVAAIGGGSNAIGLFHPFLDDPEVRMLGVEAAGEGLQKKHAASLAGGFPGVLHGNKTYLLQDEDGQIAEAHSISAGLDYPGIGPEHAWLKDIGRVEYTAVTDDEALDAFQLLCRTEGIIPALEPSHAIAAVARISREMRRDQVILANLCGRGDKDIFTVAHALGVAI, encoded by the coding sequence ATGAACGCTCCGAATTCCTTCCGGGCCCAGCCCGACGAGCGCGGCCACTTCGGCGATTATGGCGGCCGCTATGTCGCCGAAACGCTGATGCCGCTGATCCTTGATCTGGAACGCGAATATCGCGCGGCGAAAAGCGATCCGGCGTTCCAGGCGCAATTCGACGATCTGCTGGAACATTATGTCGGCCGGCCCTCCCCGCTTTATTACGCCGAGCGGCTGACGGATGCGCTACGCGAAAACGCCCCTGAGGGAATGGGCGCGGAGATCTGGTTCAAGCGGGATGAGCTGAACCACACCGGTGCGCACAAGATCAACAATTGCATCGGGCAGATCCTGCTGGCGATACGCATGGGCAAGACGCGGATCATCGCGGAAACTGGCGCCGGTCAGCACGGTGTGGCGACGGCCACCGTCTGTGCCCGCTTCGGCCTTCCGTGCGTGATCTACATGGGCGCGAAGGATGTCGAGCGTCAGCAGCCAAATGTGTTTCGTATGAAGCTGTTGGGCGCCGAAGTTCGCGCGGTGACTTCAGGTGCCAACACGCTGAAGGATGCGATGAACGAGGCGCTGCGCGATTGGGTCGCCAATGTGCACGACACCTTCTACATCATCGGCACCGCCGCCGGCCCCCACCCGTATCCGGAGCTCGTGCGCGATTTCCAGAGCGTGATCGGCCGCGAGGCGCGCGAACAGATGCTCGGCCGTACCGGACACCTGCCCGACCTGCTGGTCGCTGCGATCGGCGGAGGATCGAACGCGATTGGCCTGTTCCACCCATTCCTCGACGATCCCGAGGTGCGGATGCTGGGCGTCGAGGCGGCCGGCGAGGGATTGCAGAAGAAGCACGCGGCGAGCCTTGCCGGCGGTTTCCCGGGCGTTCTCCACGGCAACAAGACCTATTTGTTGCAGGACGAGGACGGGCAGATCGCCGAGGCCCATTCCATCTCCGCCGGGCTCGACTACCCTGGCATCGGTCCGGAGCATGCCTGGCTTAAGGACATCGGCCGCGTAGAATATACGGCGGTCACCGATGACGAGGCGCTCGATGCCTTTCAGCTTCTTTGCCGCACCGAGGGCATCATTCCGGCGCTGGAGCCATCGCACGCAATCGCAGCTGTCGCTCGCATTTCGCGGGAAATGCGGCGGGATCAGGTGATCCTCGCCAATCTGTGCGGCCGCGGCGACAAGGACATCTTCACGGTCGCGCATGCGCTGGGAGTAGCGATATGA
- the trpA gene encoding tryptophan synthase subunit alpha, whose protein sequence is MTRLSAAFQKDHPALVCFVTAGDGNTPAVLDALVEGGADVIELGMPFTDPMADGPAIQAANIRSLEAGTTTADILRYAHGFRARHPNVPLVLMGYANPMLRRGAAWFATAARDAGVDGIICVDIPPEEDDALGPELRKAGIDPIRLATPTTDVARLPDVLNGASGFVYYVSVAGITGLQQAVQGSIEAAVARLKAATDLPIAVGFGIRTPEQAQAIARVSDGVVVGSAIVELVARHAADAPRHVRTYVESLAAAVRAARKEMA, encoded by the coding sequence ATGACCCGTCTATCCGCTGCATTCCAGAAGGATCATCCTGCCCTCGTCTGTTTCGTGACAGCCGGTGATGGTAACACCCCTGCGGTGCTCGACGCCCTGGTCGAAGGCGGCGCCGACGTGATCGAACTCGGCATGCCCTTCACGGACCCGATGGCGGATGGCCCAGCGATCCAGGCCGCCAACATCCGCAGTTTGGAAGCAGGCACAACAACAGCCGATATCCTTAGGTATGCACACGGTTTTCGCGCGCGGCACCCGAACGTTCCGCTGGTGCTGATGGGTTATGCCAATCCCATGCTGCGTCGTGGCGCGGCATGGTTTGCTACCGCGGCGCGCGATGCTGGTGTGGACGGGATCATCTGCGTGGACATTCCGCCAGAAGAAGACGACGCGCTTGGACCGGAGCTGCGCAAGGCCGGGATCGATCCTATCCGTCTGGCCACGCCGACGACGGATGTAGCGCGCCTGCCCGATGTGCTGAACGGTGCGTCGGGCTTCGTCTATTACGTCTCTGTCGCCGGGATCACCGGCCTGCAGCAGGCGGTGCAGGGCTCGATCGAGGCAGCTGTCGCGCGGCTGAAGGCAGCGACCGATCTGCCGATTGCAGTAGGCTTCGGCATCCGCACGCCCGAACAGGCGCAGGCGATCGCTCGCGTTTCCGACGGGGTGGTCGTCGGATCGGCGATCGTTGAGCTTGTTGCCCGTCACGCAGCGGATGCGCCGCGCCACGTGCGCACCTATGTTGAAAGCTTAGCGGCCGCTGTTCGCGCCGCGCGGAAGGAAATGGCATGA
- the accD gene encoding acetyl-CoA carboxylase, carboxyltransferase subunit beta has product MSWLSSVRNALSFVVPATKETPDNLWHKCKGCGTMVFTKEWEENLSVCPSCDHHGRIGPAARFEQLLDEGSAKVLAAPNAPEDPLKFRDSKRYSDRLKAARAETGEQDAFINARGTIKGHRVVIGVQDFAFMGGSMGQAVGEAFIQGVETAIADRAPYVVFTASGGARMQEGILSLMQMPRSTVAIQMLHDAGLPYIVVLTDPTSGGVMAAYAMLGDVHIAEPRATLAFTGRRVIENTIREKLPDDFQTSEYYLEHGLVDMVVHRKELRDRLATVIGYLCADRKAA; this is encoded by the coding sequence ATGAGCTGGTTGTCCAGCGTTCGCAACGCTTTGTCGTTCGTTGTTCCCGCGACGAAGGAGACTCCCGACAACCTCTGGCACAAGTGCAAGGGGTGCGGGACAATGGTGTTCACCAAGGAGTGGGAGGAAAACCTGTCGGTTTGCCCGTCTTGCGATCACCATGGGCGGATCGGCCCGGCAGCCCGTTTCGAGCAACTGCTCGATGAGGGTAGCGCAAAGGTCCTGGCTGCACCGAACGCGCCGGAAGATCCGCTGAAGTTCCGCGATTCCAAGCGCTATTCCGACCGGTTGAAGGCGGCGCGCGCGGAAACCGGGGAGCAGGACGCCTTCATCAACGCGCGCGGCACCATCAAGGGCCATCGCGTGGTGATCGGCGTGCAGGATTTCGCCTTCATGGGCGGATCCATGGGCCAAGCGGTCGGGGAAGCGTTCATCCAAGGCGTGGAAACCGCGATCGCTGATCGCGCGCCCTATGTTGTGTTCACGGCCAGCGGTGGTGCGCGCATGCAGGAAGGCATTCTGAGCCTGATGCAGATGCCGCGCAGCACGGTTGCCATCCAGATGCTGCACGATGCGGGCCTGCCCTATATCGTGGTGCTGACCGATCCGACATCAGGCGGGGTGATGGCGGCTTACGCCATGCTGGGCGATGTCCATATCGCCGAACCGCGCGCAACGCTTGCCTTCACCGGCCGCCGCGTGATCGAGAATACGATCCGCGAAAAGCTGCCCGACGATTTTCAGACCAGCGAATATTATCTGGAACATGGGCTGGTGGACATGGTGGTGCACCGCAAGGAGCTGCGCGATCGTCTGGCCACGGTGATCGGCTATCTGTGCGCAGACCGTAAGGCGGCCTGA
- a CDS encoding folylpolyglutamate synthase/dihydrofolate synthase family protein: MPDHAVSSDPAVQAQLARLWSLSPGADVLGLSRITALLARLGDPHLRLPPVFHVAGTNGKGSTCAFLRAMLEAGGKRVHVYSSPHLVRFNERIRIAGELIEDADLAVLLREVLDAGGDIGASFFEVTTAAAFLAFSRTPADACVIEVGLGGRLDATNVVHPLICGIAGLGIDHEAFLLADEAGTPAEPMARIAFEKAGIAKSGVPIVTLNYPAIANEAVSAVAGAKRAILHRAGDSWRSEAKPAGIRYSDEGGTLDLPLPSLPGLHQSDNAALAVAMLRHQRTFNIGPEHMATGIQRTFWPARMQRLRDGPLTRMLGDQPSGGVWLDGAHNESAAAAIAAAWPGDARTVVVIGMLANKDANSVVRYLTKMAAAVQVIAIPVPGHAHHDPADLAAIAASEGALSTAAAADVEQAFAILSGTDAERILIAGSLYLAGEVLSRNDEIPS; this comes from the coding sequence ATGCCCGACCATGCCGTTTCGTCCGATCCCGCGGTGCAGGCGCAGCTTGCCCGGCTCTGGTCCCTCTCCCCGGGCGCGGACGTCCTGGGCCTTTCGCGGATCACGGCGCTGCTCGCGCGGCTGGGCGATCCACACTTGCGCCTCCCGCCGGTGTTTCACGTGGCCGGAACGAACGGCAAGGGCTCAACCTGCGCATTTCTCCGCGCGATGCTGGAGGCGGGCGGGAAACGCGTTCACGTCTATTCCAGCCCCCATCTGGTGCGTTTCAACGAACGGATCCGCATCGCGGGCGAGCTGATCGAGGATGCGGACCTTGCGGTTCTGCTACGGGAAGTGCTCGACGCCGGCGGCGATATCGGCGCGAGCTTTTTCGAAGTAACGACTGCGGCCGCCTTTCTCGCCTTCTCCCGCACTCCGGCGGATGCCTGCGTCATCGAGGTTGGCCTGGGCGGAAGGCTGGACGCGACCAATGTTGTTCATCCCCTGATCTGCGGCATCGCGGGCCTCGGGATCGATCATGAAGCGTTCCTTTTGGCCGACGAAGCCGGCACGCCCGCCGAGCCGATGGCGCGAATAGCTTTCGAAAAGGCAGGGATCGCCAAATCCGGCGTGCCGATCGTGACGCTGAACTATCCCGCAATCGCGAACGAGGCCGTCAGCGCGGTTGCTGGAGCGAAGCGCGCGATCCTGCACCGAGCGGGTGATAGCTGGAGGTCCGAAGCCAAGCCGGCGGGTATCCGGTATTCGGATGAGGGCGGCACACTTGATCTGCCCCTGCCCTCCCTTCCGGGTCTCCATCAAAGTGACAATGCTGCCCTTGCGGTCGCCATGTTGCGACACCAGCGCACCTTCAACATCGGGCCGGAGCACATGGCGACGGGAATCCAGCGCACATTCTGGCCGGCGCGCATGCAGCGGTTGCGGGACGGGCCGCTGACACGGATGCTGGGCGATCAGCCGAGCGGCGGCGTCTGGCTGGACGGTGCCCACAACGAATCGGCAGCGGCGGCGATCGCTGCCGCCTGGCCCGGCGATGCGCGCACGGTCGTTGTCATCGGCATGCTGGCCAACAAGGATGCAAATTCGGTGGTCCGCTACCTCACAAAGATGGCGGCAGCGGTTCAGGTCATTGCCATTCCGGTTCCCGGCCATGCGCACCACGATCCAGCGGATCTGGCGGCGATCGCGGCAAGCGAAGGTGCCCTTTCCACCGCTGCGGCCGCCGATGTGGAGCAGGCTTTTGCCATACTCTCCGGCACCGATGCCGAACGCATTCTGATCGCCGGCTCCCTCTATCTGGCCGGTGAGGTGCTCTCACGAAACGACGAGATACCGAGCTGA
- a CDS encoding DUF6628 family protein: MTMSAPATLALLPHALPVCSNARTALFAMRRMGAHGLNDARAAHAFFTAFGESFRRPLMLMRGLMVDLATAAAGPISIAPCCYSRMTHAEAAVLTILSRVEVHTDTAQLLMTDLLGIRAVDGVLASAAAVAMAFADEGRPITA, encoded by the coding sequence ATGACCATGTCCGCACCCGCCACTCTGGCGCTTCTGCCACATGCACTTCCTGTCTGCTCCAACGCCCGCACGGCCCTGTTCGCGATGCGTCGGATGGGCGCCCACGGACTGAACGATGCGCGTGCGGCGCACGCCTTCTTTACGGCATTCGGCGAAAGCTTTCGCAGGCCACTGATGCTGATGCGCGGGTTGATGGTGGACCTCGCCACTGCAGCGGCCGGGCCGATCTCCATCGCGCCATGCTGCTATTCGCGGATGACCCATGCCGAGGCCGCCGTGTTGACGATCCTGTCCCGCGTTGAGGTCCATACCGATACGGCACAGCTGCTGATGACCGACCTGCTTGGCATCAGGGCAGTGGATGGTGTTCTGGCCAGTGCAGCGGCCGTCGCCATGGCCTTTGCCGACGAAGGCCGACCGATCACCGCTTGA
- a CDS encoding MFS transporter, protein MTEAVSRRGFGAAMGPYFRPRPLAAFLLGISSGFPLTLLLGTMTFWLAKVGIDKKTIGFAIGLTTPYTLKFLWAPLIDRTRLPFLTELFGQRRAWLFLVQAMLFVSVWMLGASQPELHLGVFAFWAIVTAFLSATQDIVIDAYRIEILPDAELAHGTAMNQFGYRTGNFIAGVGTIAIASAEGLGLGWAFGYGLTSLCLVPAAIAALWIGPGLHEQAVKRGGRGWFTDTVVSPFREFFQRRGAVLILLFVLVYKLGDAMGQGMLNPMIVELGFSDTEFLAINKVVGLWGLLIGTALGAPFLAWLGMGRALFVSGVLMMLSNATFAILAANGHSPTWLFIAVATEQVTSGIGLTVFATYLSGLANLAYTATQFALLSSFAVVGRTWLSTPSGYVAEAFGWVGFWIVTMIVAVPGLILLWILWKRGFVVEQARQPTAEEDPARAEGAPA, encoded by the coding sequence ATGACCGAAGCAGTTTCGCGGCGTGGGTTTGGCGCCGCGATGGGGCCGTATTTCCGGCCGCGGCCATTGGCCGCTTTTCTGCTCGGCATCTCCAGCGGATTTCCGCTGACACTTTTGCTTGGCACCATGACCTTCTGGCTGGCGAAGGTCGGCATCGACAAGAAGACGATCGGCTTCGCCATCGGGCTGACCACGCCTTACACGCTGAAGTTCCTGTGGGCGCCGTTGATCGATCGCACGCGTCTTCCGTTCCTGACGGAGCTTTTCGGCCAGCGCCGCGCGTGGCTCTTCCTTGTGCAGGCGATGCTGTTCGTCTCCGTGTGGATGTTGGGGGCGAGCCAGCCTGAGCTGCACCTTGGCGTTTTTGCATTCTGGGCGATCGTGACGGCGTTTCTGTCGGCGACGCAGGACATCGTCATCGATGCCTACCGTATCGAGATTTTGCCCGATGCCGAGCTGGCGCATGGCACCGCCATGAACCAGTTCGGGTATCGCACGGGCAACTTCATCGCCGGTGTCGGCACTATCGCGATTGCCTCGGCCGAGGGGCTGGGGCTCGGATGGGCATTTGGCTATGGCCTCACTTCCCTCTGCCTTGTGCCCGCTGCGATCGCTGCCTTGTGGATCGGCCCAGGCCTGCACGAACAGGCGGTGAAGCGGGGTGGCCGCGGCTGGTTCACCGATACGGTGGTGAGCCCGTTCCGTGAGTTCTTCCAGCGGCGCGGTGCCGTGCTGATCCTGCTCTTCGTCCTCGTCTACAAGCTTGGCGATGCGATGGGGCAGGGGATGCTCAACCCCATGATCGTGGAGCTTGGTTTTTCCGACACCGAATTCCTGGCGATCAACAAGGTGGTTGGCCTCTGGGGACTGTTGATCGGGACGGCGCTGGGCGCCCCGTTCCTGGCGTGGCTCGGCATGGGACGGGCATTGTTCGTCTCCGGCGTGCTGATGATGCTGTCCAACGCCACCTTCGCCATTCTTGCGGCGAACGGCCACTCGCCCACGTGGCTGTTCATCGCCGTGGCGACGGAACAGGTGACCAGCGGCATCGGGTTGACGGTTTTCGCCACCTATCTCTCCGGTCTGGCCAACCTTGCCTATACGGCGACCCAGTTCGCTCTCTTGTCGTCGTTCGCCGTGGTGGGCCGGACCTGGCTGTCCACGCCCTCCGGCTATGTCGCAGAGGCCTTCGGCTGGGTTGGCTTCTGGATCGTCACCATGATCGTGGCGGTGCCAGGCCTAATCCTGTTGTGGATCCTGTGGAAGCGCGGCTTCGTCGTGGAGCAGGCACGCCAGCCAACGGCCGAAGAGGATCCCGCGCGGGCAGAGGGCGCTCCCGCCTAG
- a CDS encoding AI-2E family transporter has product MVETSPGPSLSLLDDAADPSLSGASSPEPRVALRRDRLLAALTLTAGMGLLIGLPFALKAGAEFFMPTAVAIVVSIALIPLLEWLEARRLPPALAALLCVILFLLAANVALAAIVVPAIDFFRLLPRRIDRIQDNLEPLLDLYSNLERYANRTLRRLAAAPVRQSPTAAVAPPSSILELAATSAPAVIIQVLYAVLVTFFFLTGWTRTRTNMITNRESFGGAMATARVIQDVVDDVSSYLGTITAINIVLGLVTAGALHLLGMPFPLMWGGIVALFNYIPYFGPVIAALLVALGGLMTFNDVATALAAPAIMYGLHLIEANVVTPLIVGHRLTISPVLILISLSFWGWVWGTIGALLAVPLLIIIQTIINGAGKPDIAGFLFEHGTLVRQPTKRSRGFDKSDDEVVDSPAPVA; this is encoded by the coding sequence GTGGTTGAAACCTCACCGGGCCCGTCGCTTTCGCTCCTTGATGATGCTGCCGACCCTTCATTGTCAGGGGCGTCGTCGCCTGAGCCACGCGTCGCGCTGCGACGGGATCGTCTGCTGGCCGCCCTGACGCTCACCGCCGGCATGGGGCTGCTTATTGGCTTGCCGTTCGCGCTGAAAGCGGGCGCCGAGTTCTTCATGCCGACGGCGGTCGCGATCGTGGTCAGCATCGCGCTGATCCCATTGCTGGAGTGGCTGGAGGCGCGCCGCCTTCCGCCAGCGCTTGCCGCGCTGCTGTGCGTGATCCTCTTTCTGCTTGCGGCCAATGTGGCGCTGGCCGCAATCGTCGTGCCCGCGATCGACTTCTTCCGCCTGCTGCCGCGAAGGATCGACCGGATCCAGGACAATCTCGAGCCGCTGCTCGATCTCTACTCGAACCTGGAGCGATATGCGAACCGCACCCTGCGGCGGCTTGCCGCCGCGCCGGTGCGGCAATCGCCGACCGCAGCGGTAGCGCCGCCCAGTTCGATCCTGGAGCTTGCGGCCACGTCCGCGCCGGCAGTGATCATCCAGGTGCTCTATGCCGTCCTCGTCACCTTCTTCTTCCTGACTGGCTGGACGCGGACCAGAACGAACATGATCACCAATCGCGAAAGCTTCGGCGGCGCGATGGCGACGGCGCGGGTAATCCAGGATGTGGTGGACGATGTTTCCAGCTATCTCGGCACGATCACCGCGATCAACATCGTGCTCGGGCTCGTCACGGCTGGGGCGCTTCACTTGCTCGGCATGCCCTTTCCGCTGATGTGGGGCGGGATCGTCGCGCTGTTCAACTACATCCCGTATTTCGGGCCGGTGATCGCGGCGCTGCTGGTCGCACTCGGCGGGCTGATGACCTTCAACGATGTCGCAACGGCGCTCGCGGCACCGGCGATCATGTATGGGCTTCATCTGATCGAGGCGAACGTCGTGACGCCGCTGATCGTGGGCCATCGACTGACGATCAGCCCGGTGCTGATTCTCATCTCGCTCAGCTTTTGGGGCTGGGTCTGGGGCACGATCGGCGCGCTGCTCGCGGTGCCGCTGCTCATCATCATCCAGACGATCATCAATGGCGCTGGCAAGCCGGATATCGCCGGCTTCCTCTTCGAACATGGTACCCTGGTGCGCCAGCCGACGAAGAGATCGCGAGGATTCGACAAAAGCGATGATGAGGTCGTTGACAGCCCCGCGCCGGTGGCATAG
- a CDS encoding Crp/Fnr family transcriptional regulator, whose product MHTKDFLRGRRRSELSAEELAVLESAVETIEVVPPRKSLANRGDRLRRSTLIVEGYACRYMDARDGYRQMLSYHVPGDFVDLHSYPTRYIDHNVATITSAKVAYVRHDRLDLIMKERPHLASLLWFSTLLDAALHREWVFRIGRLNAAGRVAHFVCETYCRMHAIGLAADGRCELPLTQQDLGDVVGLTSVHVNRVLRRLREDGLAIFNRGKLQILDIDRLARLGEFKADYLYLEGGPWRE is encoded by the coding sequence ATGCATACAAAGGATTTTCTCCGAGGCAGACGGCGCAGCGAACTGTCTGCCGAAGAACTGGCTGTTCTTGAATCAGCGGTCGAAACGATTGAGGTGGTGCCGCCGCGCAAGTCGCTGGCGAACCGCGGTGATCGCCTTCGGCGGAGCACGCTGATCGTCGAAGGTTACGCCTGTCGCTACATGGATGCACGCGACGGCTATCGACAGATGCTGTCCTATCACGTCCCCGGCGACTTCGTGGACCTCCATAGTTATCCGACCCGCTATATCGACCACAATGTGGCGACCATCACGTCGGCCAAGGTGGCTTATGTTCGCCACGACCGGCTCGACCTTATCATGAAGGAGCGGCCGCATCTGGCATCGCTTCTGTGGTTCAGCACCTTGCTCGACGCCGCGCTTCATCGCGAATGGGTCTTTCGCATCGGGCGGCTGAACGCGGCCGGGCGGGTCGCGCACTTCGTTTGCGAGACCTATTGCCGGATGCACGCCATCGGGTTGGCGGCGGATGGCAGATGCGAGCTCCCCTTGACCCAGCAGGATCTGGGCGACGTCGTCGGGCTGACCAGCGTTCACGTCAATCGCGTTCTCCGGCGGCTCCGGGAAGACGGCCTGGCGATCTTCAACCGTGGCAAGCTGCAGATACTCGATATTGACCGACTCGCCCGGTTGGGGGAGTTCAAGGCCGATTACCTCTATCTTGAAGGCGGACCCTGGCGGGAATGA
- a CDS encoding class I adenylate-forming enzyme family protein: MSVKEAEAVLTAPGARFEMETVVIRGVPTRVWKNAPPHMAALVALSRTHGEQLATIYEDERVSYDAQFRAIAALAADLAAGGIGKGDRVAIAMRNLPEWIVGFFAATVLGAIAVPLNAWWTGEELAYGLSDSGAKVLIADDERWERIAPLRPQLAGLTRILVSRATAPLQGAERLEDVIGTPHDWSRLPARELPPVALDPDDEASILYTSGTTGQPKGALGTHRNFMTNILSTGYAMARSILRRGDPLPEPSRKVALTVIPLFHATALSSGLMGAMAAGHTVIYMRKFDAVRAMEIIEREKVNSTGGVPTIAWQLLEHPERHRYDLSSLETIGYGGAPSAPELVRKIAAELKSAPGNGWGMTETTATVTTHSGEDYLRRPESCGPAVAVADLKVTGSDGEALAPGEIGELWARGPMIVKGYWNKPEATAATFVDGWVRTGDLARLDEEGFCFIVDRAKDMVIRGGENIYSSEVENVLYDHPAVTDCALIGIPHRILGEEPAAVVHLAPGTTATEAELQVWVRDRLAAFKVPVAIRFCQEMLPRNANGKILKRELKSYFEDRAAA; the protein is encoded by the coding sequence ATGTCCGTGAAGGAAGCGGAAGCCGTGCTGACGGCGCCCGGCGCCAGGTTCGAGATGGAAACGGTGGTGATCCGCGGCGTGCCGACGCGCGTGTGGAAGAATGCGCCCCCACACATGGCCGCGCTGGTGGCGCTTTCGCGCACGCACGGAGAGCAACTGGCCACCATCTATGAGGATGAGCGGGTCAGCTACGACGCACAATTCCGTGCCATTGCGGCGCTCGCGGCGGATCTCGCTGCCGGTGGTATCGGGAAGGGTGATCGGGTGGCGATCGCAATGCGCAACCTGCCCGAGTGGATCGTCGGCTTCTTCGCCGCCACGGTGCTTGGCGCGATCGCGGTTCCGCTCAACGCCTGGTGGACGGGTGAGGAGCTTGCCTATGGCTTGTCGGACTCCGGCGCGAAGGTGCTGATCGCCGATGATGAGCGGTGGGAAAGGATTGCGCCGCTGCGTCCGCAACTGGCCGGCCTCACGCGTATCCTGGTGAGTCGCGCCACCGCGCCGCTGCAAGGGGCGGAGCGCCTCGAGGACGTGATCGGCACGCCCCACGATTGGTCGCGGCTTCCCGCCCGTGAGTTGCCGCCGGTCGCGCTCGATCCGGACGATGAGGCGTCGATCCTCTATACCAGCGGCACCACGGGGCAGCCCAAGGGAGCGCTCGGCACGCATCGCAATTTCATGACGAACATCCTTTCGACCGGCTATGCCATGGCTCGGTCGATCCTGCGCCGCGGCGATCCCTTGCCGGAACCCAGCCGGAAAGTGGCGCTGACGGTGATCCCGCTGTTCCACGCCACCGCTCTCTCGTCCGGCTTGATGGGCGCGATGGCCGCCGGTCACACGGTGATCTACATGCGCAAGTTCGATGCCGTCCGGGCGATGGAAATCATCGAGCGGGAAAAGGTGAATTCCACTGGCGGCGTGCCGACCATCGCCTGGCAGCTGCTGGAGCATCCCGAACGCCATCGGTACGATCTCTCCAGCCTGGAGACGATCGGTTATGGCGGTGCGCCATCAGCGCCCGAACTGGTGCGCAAGATCGCCGCCGAGTTGAAATCCGCGCCCGGCAACGGCTGGGGCATGACCGAGACGACCGCCACCGTGACCACCCATTCCGGAGAGGATTACCTGCGACGTCCGGAAAGCTGCGGGCCGGCGGTCGCGGTCGCCGATCTGAAGGTCACCGGTTCGGATGGCGAGGCGCTAGCGCCTGGTGAGATCGGCGAATTGTGGGCGCGCGGACCAATGATCGTGAAGGGCTATTGGAACAAGCCCGAGGCGACCGCTGCCACCTTTGTCGACGGATGGGTGCGCACGGGTGACCTCGCCCGGCTCGATGAGGAAGGCTTCTGCTTCATCGTCGATCGCGCGAAGGACATGGTGATCCGGGGCGGCGAGAACATCTATTCCAGCGAGGTGGAAAACGTTCTCTACGACCATCCCGCCGTCACCGATTGCGCGTTGATCGGCATCCCGCATCGCATCCTTGGGGAGGAACCTGCCGCCGTCGTTCACCTCGCGCCCGGCACCACAGCGACCGAGGCTGAGCTTCAGGTCTGGGTCCGGGATCGGCTTGCCGCGTTCAAGGTGCCCGTCGCGATCCGCTTCTGTCAGGAAATGCTGCCGCGCAACGCCAACGGGAAAATACTCAAGCGTGAGTTAAAGAGCTACTTCGAGGATCGCGCCGCTGCCTGA